Proteins encoded within one genomic window of Pseudorasbora parva isolate DD20220531a chromosome 3, ASM2467924v1, whole genome shotgun sequence:
- the fam222ba gene encoding protein FAM222B — MLACLPGPGDLSLQLHPHSQMNTGLQKWDTPQRMRSAQYPTPAELDAYAKKVANNPLTIKIFPNSVKVPQRNHIRRTVNGLDTAGPRYSPYPSSQTTAKTGLLAIVKVPLVKGIIKDFDGTRARLHPEVIMNAAGGPYAATSASTLNLHHLSQGPPRASQNPQGLPQHPQNLQTLQQQQQPPHQGLGHRPSSSMPQQLQGLPRPQNLSHAASLGHPGAHPPSAILLPQQHLQNPSASLQVGARKLPVADAPPNVTVSTSTIPLSMAGGLHQDRQADLNSIVHQISQFCQARAQGAGATSMCEGQIANPSPINRNLLINASSRVSVHAGNPNALAPGLMHPSFAIGPPDKVTASAPVSAMPPHNMAAMNHMYHSDMKQQHLQHQSHQPQRNPQHPQMRSWTQHQLAHLQHISEGGGHPCKPQSRDPGLPCKGITYPPEMGMGQPYAMKPSSPSSPLTNSHSSNAMPPGAMTHYTNGQYYHQPPVWGSILPTPNSDSSGSQDLPVPFHGTGTGNTNPTPGMDPVGGAAHYRLVGGALIGQTNLMQTADCMGGDFQTPCFRDQNLILMGKMHRPPPMGRVVVPTSETQGQHPGYR; from the exons atGCTGGCCTGTCTGCCAGGGCCAGGTGATCTCTCCCTTCAGCTCCACCCCCACTCGCAGATGAACACTGGACTTCAGAAAT GGGACACTCCACAAAGGATGAGATCTGCTCAGTATCCAACCCCTGCGGAATTGGATgcttatgctaaaaaggttgcCAACAATCCACTCACCATCAAGATCTTCCCCAACAGCGTCAAGGTCCCTCAGCGAAACCACATTCGTCGTACAGTAAACGGACTTGACACCGCTGGTCCCCGATACAGTCCCTACCCATCTTCTCAGACCACTGCCAAGACCGGTCTCCTTGCCATCGTCAAAGTGCCCCTCGTCAAGGGCATCATCAAGGACTTTGACGGCACACGGGCACGTCTGCACCCAGAGGTGATAATGAATGCCGCCGGCGGCCCTTATGCAGCCACCTCGGCCAGCACTTTAAACCTGCACCACCTGTCGCAGGGTCCTCCCAGAGCATCCCAGAATCCGCAGGGACTTCCTCAACACCCTCAGAATCTCCAGACtttgcagcagcagcagcagcctccacacCAAGGACTCGGACATAGACCTTCTTCCTCCATGCCACAGCAACTGCAGGGCCTTCCGAGGCCTCAGAATCTGTCCCACGCCGCTTCTTTAGGCCACCCTGGTGCCCACCCACCTTCAGCCATCCTGCTTCCTCAGCAGCACCTACAAAACCCTTCTGCAAGCCTGCAGGTGGGTGCTCGGAAGTTACCGGTTGCAGACGCCCCTCCTAACGTGACTGTTTCTACCTCAACCATTCCATTGTCTATGGCCGGAGGGCTCCACCAGGACCGCCAGGCGGACTTAAACAGCATAGTGCATCAGATAAGCCAGTTCTGCCAGGCTAGGGCTCAGGGCGCTGGTGCCACGTCGATGTGTGAAGGGCAGATCGCCAACCCCAGTCCCATTAACCGAAATCTACTCATCAACGCCAGTTCTCGAGTCTCAGTGCATGCAGGAAACCCTAATGCACTCGCTCCTGGTCTCATGCACCCATCCTTTGCTATTGGACCTCCTGATAAAGTAACCGCTTCTGCGCCGGTGAGTGCAATGCCTCCGCATAACATGGCTGCAATGAACCACATGTACCACAGCGATATGAAACAACAGCACCTACAGCATCAAAGCCATCAACCTCAACGAAATCCCCAGCATCCACAGATGAGGTCCTGGACGCAGCATCAGCTTGCTCACCTTCAGCACATTTCAGAAGGGGGTGGACACCCCTGCAAACCACAGAGTCGTGACCCTGGTCTCCCCTGCAAGGGCATTACCTATCCTCCAGAGATGGGCATGGGGCAGCCTTATGCCATGAAACCCTCCAGCCCCTCATCGCCACTTACCAACAGTCACAGCAGCAATGCAATGCCACCAGGCGCGATGACGCACTACACCAACGGGCAGTACTACCACCAGCCGCCGGTGTGGGGTAGTATTCTTCCCACACCCAACAGTGACAGCTCTGGCTCGCAGGACCTCCCGGTGCCCTTCCATGGCACTGGCACGGGCAATACCAACCCCACCCCAGGGATGGACCCTGTAGGAGGAGCGGCCCATTATCGATTAGTAGGTGGTGCCTTAATAGGGCAGACTAATCTGATGCAAACGGCAGATTGCATGGGAGGGGACTTCCAGACACCCTGCTTCCGAGATCAGAATCTCATCCTGATGGGGAAGATGCACAGGCCACCCCCTATGGGCCGGGTAGTGGTCCCCACCTCTGAGACGCAAGGCCAGCACCCAGGGTACAGATAA